In one Dermacentor albipictus isolate Rhodes 1998 colony unplaced genomic scaffold, USDA_Dalb.pri_finalv2 scaffold_11, whole genome shotgun sequence genomic region, the following are encoded:
- the LOC139051310 gene encoding uncharacterized protein has protein sequence MSFTGLAPPPFFLPTPGRPSLPWEQWEQMFNVYFLASGAAAFKPEQRKAILLHCLGAEGQRIYQMLHAGTSAAAPAAPSAAALGAAAHDKSVVAPPDEYDSALAALRHQFSTSRNVIIERHRFHRRSQHTGESVHDFVAALRELASHCSFASQDDAPRDQFVAGVASTRVRERLLLEGSTLSFENSVRIALQFEQVAEELKELSASVEAISLRQRRKPSSHSSKKRNSQPAATLEQNLTRSAGGSRAPQRNR, from the coding sequence atgagcttcaccgggcttgctccgccaccgtttttccttccgacgcccggccgtccctcattgccatgggagcagtgggagcagatgttcaacgtgtactttttggcatccggagccgccgcattcaagccggagcaacgcaaggctattcttttgcattgtttgggggcgGAAGGCCAGCGTATTTATCAGATGCTACATGCAGGAACCAGCGCCGCAGCACCGGCAGCGCCAAGTGCCGCAGCACTTGGCGCTGCGGCACATGACAAGTCTGTCGTGGCCCCTCCTGACGAATACGACTCTGCACTCGCCGCCTTACGGCACCAGTTTTCGACGTCGCGCAACGTTATCATcgagcgtcatcgctttcaccgccgcagccaacacacaggcgagtccgttcatgactttgttgccgctctacgggagctagcgtcacattgttcgttTGCCTCGCAAGATGATGCTCCGCGGGACCAATTCGTTGCCGGCGTAGCTTCCACTCGCGTACGTGAGCGGTTACTGCTCGAGGGTTCCACACTTTCGTTCGAGAATTCTGTTCGaattgcacttcagtttgagcaggtggctgaagagctaaaggagctttctgcttcggtcgaagcaatttcattgcggcagcgtcgaaaaccatcatcgcattcttcgaaaaaaaggaattcacaaccggcagccaccttagagcagaatttaacgaggagcgcgggcggctcacgtgcgccgcagcggaaccgt